From the genome of Carassius gibelio isolate Cgi1373 ecotype wild population from Czech Republic chromosome A16, carGib1.2-hapl.c, whole genome shotgun sequence, one region includes:
- the LOC128031048 gene encoding transmembrane protein 100-like, whose amino-acid sequence MMAAPADSNPSQTVKYDRKSETVIFPNGLVSVAGVTVVTGGAELSCGSCMLAFAVWGTLVGLSVVSVGLWDHLEYNTSGLSHLLALGLVLLLSSLSLVALIFILRFIMKKRRMMSRRARAEANLVLVNEYAEVVLKKVTV is encoded by the coding sequence ATGATGGCGGCTCCTGCTGATTCTAACCCAAGCCAAACCGTGAAATATGATCGAAAGTCGGAAACGGTGATTTTCCCAAATGGGTTGGTTTCTGTGGCAGGTGTCACGGTGGTGACGGGGGGAGCGGAGCTGTCCTGTGGCTCCTGTATGTTGGCCTTTGCTGTTTGGGGCACCCTGGTTGGTTTGAGTGTTGTGTCGGTGGGTTTGTGGGATCATTTGGAGTACAATACGAGTGGTCTGTCACACCTTCTGGCTCTTGGATTGGTACTGCTGCTTTCCAGTTTGAGTCTTGTAGCCCTGATCTTCATCCTCCGTTTCATAATGAAGAAGAGAAGAATGATGTCCAGAAGAGCGAGGGCAGAAGCCAATCTAGTGCTGGTTAATGAGTATGCAGAAGTGGTTTTGAAAAAGGTCACGGTGTAA